A single genomic interval of Apis cerana isolate GH-2021 linkage group LG2, AcerK_1.0, whole genome shotgun sequence harbors:
- the LOC107996695 gene encoding vang-like protein 1 — METESVKSGASEHSHSHHSRTSQKHHRTHSSKSHHRQHSHRSTRTNRSQKKERHNLDSTEMAPFQTTVNVRGDSVDNLGQEVIEVQILPQDENWGENTTAVTGNTSDRSESTEDVSHWPNENDGSFSSCNRFMGPVIAMMLGLSAFLSPITMVILPKLGFFPDSTTVLTMQQKLQLLSCNAECKGQLLGLAFKLVLLGIGSWAIFFRSKNATMPRIFLFRAGVLLLTTLCICTYWLFYVVQVTESAKTAANGEITEYKNLVNYAGTLADTLLFIHYIAVLLIEIRHQQPIFYLKVVRSPDGESRSYAIGQLSIQRAAVWVLERYYTEFPIYNPYLERLPVSKSGRKQSSFKFYEVDGAVTGSVQSRGGSGDRSVITTQTRRRDSSHNERFYEEHDYERRVRKRRARLITAAEEAFAHIKRLHSEVESTPNPGPMDPMEAAQAVFPSMARALQKYLRVTRQQPRHSVESILNRLARCLAQDAAPRAFLEPFFVTSPVFSNEKERQKRSHHWALVCEGELPSRPLANGCEFQLRQGEVALLCTVYHLPHFHLTEQLAHPKSNKFLLRLNSETSV; from the exons ATGGAGACGGAGAGCGTAAAATCAGGGGCTAGCGAGCATAGCCATAGCCATCATAGTAGAACTTCTCAAAAACATCATCGTACTCACAGTTCTAAATCTCATCATAGACAACATTCACATAGAAGTACtag gacaAATCGtagtcaaaaaaaagaaaggcatAATTTAGATTCCACAGAAATGGCACCTTTTCAAACAACTGTTAATGTAAGGGGAGATAGTGTTGATAATTTAGGTCAAGAAGTTATAGAAGTACAAATTTTACCTCAAGATGAAAATTGGGGAGAAAATACTACAGCTGTCACTGGAAATACTTCTGATAGATCAGAATCAACTGAAGATGTGAGCCATTGGCCAAATGAGAATGATGGATCGTTTAGTTCCTGTAATCGATTTATGGGACCGGTTATAGCAATGATGCTTGGATTAAGTGCTTTTCTTAGTCCTATAACTATGGTTATATTGCCTAAATTAGGATTTTTTCCTGATTCTACAACTGTTTTAACTATGCAACAAAAGCTTCAATTATTATCTTGTAATGCTGAATGTAAAGGCCAATTACTAGGTTTAGCCTTTAAATTGGTGCTATTAGGTATTGGGAGTTGGGCTATATTTTTTCGCTCAAAAAATGCTACTATGccacgtatatttttatttagagcaGGAGTGTTACTCCTTACTACACTATGCATTTGTACTTATTGGCTATTTTATGTTGTTCAg gttACTGAGAGTGCTAAGACTGCTGCTAATGGTGAAAtaacagaatataaaaatttagtaaattatGCAGGTACTCTTGCAGATACTCTATTATTCATACATTATATTGCTGttttgttaattgaaattcgtCATCAACAACCTATCTTTTATCTTAAg gTTGTAAGATCACCAGATGGTGAATCACGATCTTATGCAATTGGACAATTATCAATACAACGAGCAGCAGTATGGGTATTAGAAAGATATTATACAGAATTTCCTATTTATAATCCATATTTAGAAAGATTGCCAGTATCAAAATCTGGTAGAAAACAATCGAGTTTCAAGTTTTATGAAGTTGATGGTGCAGTAACTGGTAGTGTTCAATCACGAGGAGGTAGTGGTGATAGATCAGTTATAACAACTCAAACTCGTCGTAGAGATTCCAGTCATAATGAACGTTTTTATGAAGAACATGATTATGAACGTAGAGTACGCAAACGTAGAGCTAGATTAATCACTGCCGCTGAAGAAGCCTTTGCTCATATTAAACGTTTGCATTCAGAAGTTGAATCTACTCCAAATCCTGGTCCTATGGATCCTATGGAAGCTGCACAAGCTGTTTTTCCATCTATGGCAAGAGCtttgcagaaatatttaagagtTACGCGACAACAACCGCGTCATTCTGTTGAATCTATCTTAAATCGACTTGCTCGATGTTTAGCACAAGATGCAGCGCCACGTGCATTTTTGGAACCTTTTTTTGTAACCAGTCCtgtattttcaaatgaaaaagaacGACAAAAACGATCGCATCATTGGGCTTTAGTCTGCGAGGGAGAATTGCCTTCGCGACCTCTTGCAAATGGTTGCGAATTTCAATTACGACAAGGTGAAGTAGCTTTGTTATGTACAGTATATCATTTACCTCATTTTCATCTTACAGAACAGCTTGCACATcctaaatctaataaatttttattaagattaaattctgAAACATCAgtttag
- the LOC107996696 gene encoding SWI/SNF-related matrix-associated actin-dependent regulator of chromatin subfamily B member 1, which translates to MALRTYGDKPISFQVEENGEYYCIGSEVGNYLRLFRGSLYKRYPGMFRRSITNDERKKLVELGLSQHVLASSVSLLRASEVEDIIEGNDDKYKAVSVHSTEPPAPREGKSKKSMPWVPSLPNSSHLDAVPQATPINRNRVHNKKVRTFPLCFDDTDPSANLENAAQQEMLVPIRLDMEIEGQKLRDTFTWNKNESLITPEQFAEVLCDDLDLNPLSFVPAIAQAIRQQIEAFPQETILEDQCDQRVIIKLNIHVGNTSLVDQVEWDMSEKENNPEKFAMKLCAELGLGGEFVTAIAYSVRGQLSWHQRTYAFSEAPLPTVEVPFRPPSEADQWAPFLETLTDAEMEKKIRDQDRNTRRMRRLANTTPGW; encoded by the exons ATGGCTTTGCGTACATATGGTGATAAACCTATAAGTTTTCAAGTGGAAGAAAATGgagaatattattgtattggaTCTGAAGTAGGCAATTATTTACGTCTATTTCGAGGATCATTATATAAACGTTATCCTGGAATGTTTAGAAGATCTATTACAAATgatgaacgaaaaaaattagtagaacTTGGTTTAAGTCAACATGTACTTGCATCCAGTGTATCTCTTTTAAGAGCTAGTGAAGTAGAAGATATTATTGAAGGCaatgatgataaatataaagctGTATCAGTACATTCAACAGAACCTCCAGCTCCTAGGGaaggaaaatcaaaaaaatcaatgcCTTGGGTGCCTAGTTTACCAAATAGTTCACATTTGGATGCTGTACCTCAAGCTACACCAATTAATCGTAATAgagtacataataaaaaagtcaGAACATTTCCTTTATg tttTGATGACACAGATCCATCAGcaaatttggaaaatgcaGCTCAACAAGAAATGTTAGTTCCAATTCGTTTAGATATGGAAATTGAAGGTCAAAAATTGAGGGATACTTTTACATGGAATAAAAatg aaaGTCTTATAACTCCAGAACAATTTGCTGAAGTATTATGTGatgatttagatttaaatccATTAAGTTTTGTACCAGCTATTGCACAAGCTATAAGACAACAAATAGAAGCTTTTCCACAAGAAACAATATTAGAAGATCAATGTGATCAAcgagttataattaaattaaatatacatgtagGCAATACATCTTTAGTAGATCAAGTAGAATGGGATATgtctgaaaaagaaaacaatcctgaaaaatttgcaatgaAACTTTGTGCTGAATTAGGACTTGGTGGTGAATTTGTTACTGCTATTGCTTAtag tgtACGTGGACAATTATCATGGCACCAAAGAACTTATGCATTTTCTGAAGCACCTTTACCTACAGTAGAGGTACCTTTTAGACCACCTTCAGAAGCTGATCAATGGGCACCATTTTTAGAAACGCTAACAGATGcagaaatggaaaagaaaatacgcGATCAAGATCGAAATACacg acGTATGAGACGTTTAGCAAACACAACACCTGGATGGTAA
- the LOC107996693 gene encoding putative tricarboxylate transport protein, mitochondrial, which yields MDISLLIYKLLQQSSTTSTFQNNPFPHRPWLTDTGVAAAVAKGGVKGIVAGGITGGIEICITYPTEYVKTQLQLDAKSGIDKQYTGAWDCITKTIKNRGFFGLYRGLSVLLYGSIPKSAVRFGSFEKMKELLASPDGKLTKKNSFLAGLCAGTAEAIFAVTPMETIKVKFINDQRSPNPKYRGFLHGVGMITREYGIRGIYQGLVPTILKQSSNQAIRFCTIETLKDWYRGGDKDVVIPKVVTGIFGAIAGACSVFGNTPIDVVKTRMQGLEASKYKNSLDCVRQIWMNEGPMAFYKGTIPRLSRVCLDVGITFMIYDSFKELFDRIWP from the exons atggatattagtttattaatatataaattattgcaacAATCAAGTACAACTTCAACATTCCAAAATAATCCATTTCCTCATAGACCTTGGCTTACTGATACTGGAGTTGCTGCAGCGGTTGCCAAAGGCGGTGTCAAAGGAATCGTAGCTG gaGGTATTACTGGTGGTATAGAAATATGTATTACTTATCCAACTGAATATGTAAAAACACAATTACAGCTTGATGCAAAAAGTGGAATTGATAAGCAATATACAGGAGCATGGGATTGTATAACAAAGACTATAAAAAATCGTGGATTTTTTGGTTTATATAGAGGTCTTTCAGTATTACTTTATGGTTCAATACCAAAATCAGCTGTACGCTTTGGTTCTTttgaaaagatgaaagaattattagcAAGTCCAGATGGAAaacttactaaaaaaaatagttttctaGCAGGTTTATGTGCTGGTACAGCTGAAGCTATTTTTGCAGTTACTCCTATGGAAactattaaagtaaaattcataaatgatCAACGATCTCCTAATCCAAAATATAGAGGATTTCTTCATGGAGTAGGAATGATCACAAGAGAATAtg gTATCAGAGGCATATATCAAGGATTAGTTCctacaattttaaaacaatcatCGAATCAAGCAATTAGATTTTGTACTATAGAAACATTGAAAGATTGGTATAGAGGTGGAGATAAAGATGTAGTTATCCCAAAAGTAGTTACTGGTATTTTTGGTGCAATTGCTGGGGCATGTTCTGTTTTTGGAAACACTCCAATTGATGTTGTAAAAACCAGAATGCag ggCTTAGAAgcctcaaaatataaaaacagtcTAGATTGTGTGAGACAAATATGGATGAATGAAGGTCCAATGGCATTTTATAAAGGAACTATTCCAAGATTAAGCAGAGTATGTTTAGATGTTGGCATAacatttatgatttatgattctttcaaagaattatttgatcgaatttggccttga